The nucleotide sequence AGCGGATTGCAAATTGCATAAAAAGCTAAATAAATAATTAGCATAAAAAACAATGGTTTTAACAAAAAAGCTATAAAGGAGCTTTAGAATTAGTATAAAACCTCTTGTGTACTGTATATAAATGCTAAATTTTAATAGCCTTTTGTAATATACTTTAAGCCAAACTTATGGCAGAGATTTTTTTTAGAATTAAATGCTATAAGTAGCACGTATTTAGAAAAAACGTAACAGGGAGCTAATCCCCTGGAATTTTATTTGATTTTTCTTTTTAACTCAGCGAAAACCAAACACCTCTATATTAAGTGAAAATCTGGTTTTCTTATTTTTTAAGAGGCTATTATCACGATCGTCCATAATGCCCTAACCACTCCCCTTGTCGTACTTGGACTCTACTTGTTATTTTGGGTTACCTGAATTTTTAATGAGGCTATGCCACTTCTAAAGTAGCTAAAATATAGTAAGAGATGACGAAAGATAATAATGATATCAGACGATATGCCTAGGATTCATTTACCCTACATTATTACCTACACGAGTATAAAACAAGTGTTAGCCTAATGATAGGCTATATGACCTCAGCGGCAAAATTTTATGAGCCTTACTCACGAGGACTGCTTAGAGTTTCCCAAAAGCACAGTTATGTAAGGTAGAAGGTGTACGATGTGTGATGAGTTATTAGAAGATATCAACAGGCCCTGATCCAAGCTTGTTTCTTGTTCATATAATAAAAGCCTAATGCTGCGAATAAGCTTCGTGCACTTAAAAAAGAAAAGAAAGCAAACCATAACCCTGTATTGTCTAGTTGCCTAGTAAACCACCAAACTGGTAAATAAATAAACAGGCTGCTAGCTAAAACGGTATACATCATTAAGTCTGTTCTTACTGTGCCAATAAATACACCATCTAACCAATAACTCCAAACAGTGACTAAGGGTAGCCAAATAAGCCATGGTAAATAGGTAATAGCTAGTTCTCTAACAGACTCAATATCAGTCAGTGAAAAAATGATCTGTTTGCCAAACAACCAAAATAAAAGCATAAAACAGACACTGCCAACAACAGACCAAATGCCTGTTGACTTAATTGCCAGGCGTAAGTAATCAAGGTTTTTCTCTCCAATAGCTTTACCAACCAGAGCTTCAGCAGCATGGGCAAAGCCATCCAAGCCATTAGAAATAATCAGCAAAAAATTGATCAGCAATGCATTTGCAGCCAGAATTTGTTCGCCTTGCCGTGACCCTTGAGCAGTGAAAAATGCAAAGCAGAGAAGTAGACATAGTGAACGAAAAAATAAGTCCTTATTAATCAGAAGGAGCTGTTTGATGCCCTGTAAATTAATGCTGACGAATAAAGGCTGACCCAGATTGCGCAATACATTATTACAGCAGATTAAACCGATGATGAGTGTCAGATAGTCAGCAGTTACCGTAGCAAACGCAACACCTGCAGTATTTAGTTTAAAAACCATCACTAGTAGAATGTCTAACACAATATTTGTTGAGTGTGCTATTACAGTCAGTAGTAATGGAACCCTGGTGCGTTGTACGCCAATCAACCAGCCTATCATCGTAAAGTTAATTAGTACGGCAGGTGCAGACCATATTCTAATCCCATAGTAAATGTTTAACTCGTCTAATACTTGAGCAGGTGGAGCAAAAAACAGTCTACCTAGCCATAAAATAATTGACTGACAACTAATCACAACAGTACCAATCACTAAAGCAATAATGATTGATTGGCAAAAGTATCTGTGAATCGCGGTGTAATTATTTTCGCCAAAAGCTTGGGCTACAACACCTGTCGTGCCCATTCTAAGGAAGCCAAAGCTCCAGAAAATAAAGCTAAAAATAGCAGAACCGATGGCAACTGCACCTAAATAGTAAGCTTCTGGTAAATGGCCCAATACGGCAGCATCGACTAACCCAAGTAATGGGGTAGTGATATTAGCTAACATCATAGGCCAGGCAATGGCCCATACGCTTACATGAATATTGCTCATATAAAGAATGACTTGTATTATTAATCGATAAACGAAGTTGCTGGATAATATAAGAAGAGTAACATATTTTTAATAAAACTGTTTTTTTATAATAAAATATTATTTGCAATATTTTCTCTCATAACTCATTGATTCAGCTCAATAATTTTTTTCTGAATGACTCTAAGATTAGTTTTCTGCGTTAACGCCAGTTGCCGTAAGAATGGGGTTCGTTATAATAAGGCAGTTGTATGGAATTGTGGGCTAAGTGTTTACTTAAGTTCAGTGACAAGCAGTTATGAAAATGATAAGCAATTGCAAAAATGAGAAAAATTGAAGTAACAGGCTATGCAATTGTGAAAATAAGTAGTTCTTACAAAAGTCAGCGACATTTTAGTTAACTTTTAGCAAGTATTGTTGCCATCGTGAAAATAGTATTTATTCGTTATGGTATGCGCCAGGTGATGGTGGTGATCCAAGATGATGGT is from Spartinivicinus poritis and encodes:
- a CDS encoding MATE family efflux transporter, which codes for MSNIHVSVWAIAWPMMLANITTPLLGLVDAAVLGHLPEAYYLGAVAIGSAIFSFIFWSFGFLRMGTTGVVAQAFGENNYTAIHRYFCQSIIIALVIGTVVISCQSIILWLGRLFFAPPAQVLDELNIYYGIRIWSAPAVLINFTMIGWLIGVQRTRVPLLLTVIAHSTNIVLDILLVMVFKLNTAGVAFATVTADYLTLIIGLICCNNVLRNLGQPLFVSINLQGIKQLLLINKDLFFRSLCLLLCFAFFTAQGSRQGEQILAANALLINFLLIISNGLDGFAHAAEALVGKAIGEKNLDYLRLAIKSTGIWSVVGSVCFMLLFWLFGKQIIFSLTDIESVRELAITYLPWLIWLPLVTVWSYWLDGVFIGTVRTDLMMYTVLASSLFIYLPVWWFTRQLDNTGLWFAFFSFLSARSLFAALGFYYMNKKQAWIRAC